One genomic window of Thermococcus indicus includes the following:
- a CDS encoding ferritin family protein — MRLGELLERLIWQENELYNLHKLGETFATFGRPDLVETFQLMAEEELRHRRTLEAMLAEGSLEGTAVIDYLDSLSLEPMLGDGRAKPESLEELILEALVREKHAYEIYTRLAEILDGSLSHIFKMMAGEELKHAYRLKLIYEGL; from the coding sequence ATGAGACTCGGGGAACTCCTTGAAAGGCTCATATGGCAGGAGAACGAGCTCTACAACCTTCACAAGCTCGGCGAGACCTTCGCCACCTTCGGGAGGCCCGATCTGGTAGAGACGTTTCAGCTGATGGCTGAGGAGGAGCTGAGGCACAGGAGAACCCTCGAGGCAATGCTCGCCGAGGGCAGTTTGGAGGGAACCGCGGTCATAGACTACCTCGATTCCCTGTCCCTCGAGCCGATGCTGGGTGATGGGAGGGCAAAACCCGAGAGCCTCGAGGAGCTGATTCTGGAGGCCCTCGTGAGGGAGAAGCACGCCTACGAGATCTACACAAGGCTGGCAGAGATCCTGGACGGTTCCTTAAGCCATATATTCAAAATGATGGCCGGGGAGGAGCTAAAACACGCCTACCGGCTTAAACTGATCTACGAAGGATTATGA
- a CDS encoding HAD-IIA family hydrolase → MRRKIGLIFDMDGVLYRGNKPVDGARELIEFLKEAGIPFIFLTNNSTRDPSMYREKLISMSIDVPEEAIVTSGLATRLYMEKHLKPGKIFVIGGEGLLREMERLGWGIVGVDEARNGGWREVKHVVVGLDPNLTYEKLKYATLAVRNGAGFIGTNPDTTYPAEDGIHPGAGAIIAALRASTDVEPLIIGKPNEPAFEVARERLMGFGDVGEIWMVGDRLDTDIVFAKRFGMKAVMVLTGVNTLKDIEETGIKPDLVLPSVKELLDYLKTFVGASE, encoded by the coding sequence ATGCGGAGAAAAATCGGCCTGATCTTCGACATGGACGGCGTTCTCTACAGGGGAAACAAACCGGTTGACGGTGCAAGGGAGCTGATAGAATTCCTGAAGGAGGCGGGCATTCCGTTCATCTTCCTCACCAACAACTCCACAAGGGACCCCTCCATGTACAGGGAAAAGCTCATCTCGATGAGCATAGACGTCCCCGAGGAGGCGATAGTAACCTCCGGCCTGGCAACGAGGCTCTACATGGAAAAGCACCTCAAACCTGGGAAAATCTTCGTCATCGGCGGGGAAGGGCTGCTCAGGGAAATGGAGCGCCTCGGATGGGGGATCGTTGGCGTCGATGAAGCCAGAAACGGAGGATGGAGAGAGGTCAAACACGTCGTCGTCGGCCTCGATCCGAATTTAACATACGAGAAGCTAAAGTACGCCACGCTGGCGGTAAGGAACGGCGCCGGGTTCATAGGCACCAACCCCGACACAACGTACCCCGCGGAGGACGGTATTCACCCCGGGGCCGGGGCGATAATAGCCGCGTTGAGGGCCTCAACCGACGTCGAGCCCCTGATAATAGGCAAGCCAAACGAACCTGCCTTCGAGGTGGCCAGGGAGAGGCTGATGGGGTTCGGGGACGTTGGTGAAATATGGATGGTCGGCGACAGGCTCGACACCGACATCGTCTTCGCCAAACGCTTCGGCATGAAGGCGGTGATGGTTCTGACGGGCGTAAACACGCTAAAGGACATTGAAGAAACTGGGATAAAACCAGACCTCGTCCTCCCCAGCGTTAAGGAACTCCTCGACTACCTGAAGACCTTCGTGGGGGCATCGGAATGA
- a CDS encoding methyltransferase encodes MKPKAIVILGILAVLIATTAGKALFTDAVTSRGTIETGEFSIGISKDGSRFYRDVKAFEFSDMKPGDEETVILTVKNRGDVPVSKVSLTFHVQDYEVGELSPAERSIDDTPDEGELSRNIIVVEMTVEGPNGEQTVREAAGVSLARLSGKSIPIFRGSLTPGQTMRIRIRFALPKTVGNECQTDGVKVNLTVSAEQ; translated from the coding sequence ATGAAACCAAAGGCCATCGTTATTTTGGGGATCCTGGCCGTCCTCATAGCCACAACCGCGGGGAAGGCACTCTTTACTGACGCGGTAACGTCCAGGGGAACCATAGAGACGGGCGAATTCTCGATAGGGATAAGCAAAGACGGGTCGAGGTTCTACAGGGACGTGAAGGCATTTGAGTTCTCCGACATGAAGCCGGGAGACGAAGAAACCGTGATTCTCACCGTGAAGAACAGGGGAGACGTGCCGGTATCGAAGGTGTCCCTGACGTTCCACGTTCAAGACTACGAGGTGGGCGAGCTTTCTCCCGCCGAGAGGTCCATCGATGATACCCCCGACGAAGGGGAGCTGAGCAGAAATATCATCGTGGTGGAGATGACCGTTGAAGGGCCAAACGGCGAGCAAACTGTGAGGGAAGCCGCGGGGGTAAGCTTAGCCAGGCTGAGCGGGAAGAGTATCCCAATCTTCAGGGGTTCCTTAACCCCGGGACAAACCATGAGGATAAGGATACGCTTCGCCCTGCCCAAGACCGTTGGGAACGAATGCCAGACGGACGGGGTAAAGGTGAACCTGACGGTAAGCGCGGAGCAGTGA
- a CDS encoding DUF1616 domain-containing protein: protein MEWRKHWDTLTIIILSLFLDFLIVFFPDSIVRKALGLAFVLFFPGYVFITALFPEKKELDNLERLALSFGLSIAIVPLIGLALNYTPWGIRLTPILVSLTVFNTAFALAAIYRRETAIEPWIPRITIEKIKEELEWDESSKLDKALTVILIIAIITSIGTLAYVVTHPKPGEAFTEFYILGPEGIADNYPTDLFVGENGTVIIGIVNHEHRNVTYYVQIWLVNLTWDNTTNTTLIHEMYPMPGWFNVTLPNVPVNIEGNWTPQFETNYTFSIDKPGQWQVWFLLFKDKPPELPPAPPDGNYAETDAKNLILEAINGTVQSLKLNVRVS from the coding sequence ATGGAGTGGAGAAAACACTGGGACACGCTCACAATAATCATCCTCTCACTGTTCCTGGACTTCCTCATCGTGTTCTTTCCGGACAGTATCGTTAGAAAAGCCCTCGGCCTGGCGTTCGTTCTGTTCTTCCCGGGCTACGTCTTCATAACCGCACTATTCCCCGAAAAGAAGGAGTTAGACAACCTCGAAAGGCTCGCCCTCAGCTTCGGCCTTAGCATAGCCATCGTCCCGCTCATAGGATTAGCATTAAACTACACACCCTGGGGCATAAGGCTCACCCCCATCCTCGTCAGCCTAACCGTCTTCAACACCGCCTTCGCCCTCGCCGCAATCTACCGCAGGGAGACCGCGATCGAACCCTGGATACCCCGGATAACCATTGAAAAGATAAAGGAAGAACTCGAATGGGACGAGTCAAGCAAACTCGACAAGGCCCTCACCGTCATCCTGATAATCGCCATAATAACCTCCATCGGGACCCTCGCCTACGTGGTTACGCACCCAAAGCCCGGCGAAGCGTTCACCGAGTTCTACATCCTCGGACCGGAGGGGATAGCTGACAACTACCCCACAGACCTGTTCGTCGGGGAGAACGGGACGGTAATCATCGGCATAGTGAACCACGAGCACAGGAACGTGACCTACTACGTCCAGATCTGGCTGGTCAACCTGACCTGGGACAACACGACCAACACCACCCTAATCCACGAGATGTACCCCATGCCAGGCTGGTTCAACGTGACACTGCCGAACGTCCCCGTGAACATAGAGGGCAACTGGACGCCGCAGTTCGAGACCAACTACACCTTCAGCATCGATAAACCCGGCCAGTGGCAGGTCTGGTTCCTCCTCTTCAAAGATAAACCTCCAGAGCTTCCCCCCGCGCCGCCCGACGGAAACTACGCAGAAACGGATGCAAAGAACCTTATCCTGGAGGCAATAAACGGCACAGTGCAGAGCTTAAAACTGAACGTCCGCGTCAGCTGA